The Streptomyces cathayae DNA segment TCACCGGCCTCACTGGTCGGCGTCGTGCTCATGCCGTGCGGGCCTTGTTTCGGGCCAGGTTCGCCAGCGTCACCGCGATGACCAGGCCCGCGCCGTAGAACACGTTCTGGATCCAGCCGGAGAAGCCCAGCAACTGCAACCCGAAGATGCCGGTGGCGAGGAAGTAGATCGCCACCAGGGTGCCGACCGGATTGAACTGGCCCGGCTGGATGACCGCCGTGCCGAGAAAGACCGCTGCCAGCGCCGGCAGGAGCAAGGTCATGGAGCTGGCGGGGTCGAATCCGCCCTGCGTGGCGACCAGGAGCATGCCGGCAACACCGGCCAGCAGTCCGCCTGCGACGTAGGAGCCTGCCCGGATCCACTCGACCCGGATGCCGGCCAGGCGCGCCACCTCCTTGCTGGAGCCCACGAACAACATGTGACGCCCCAGCGGGGTGTAGGCGTAGACGTAAGCCAGGAAGGCCACGAAGGCGATGCCGTAGTAGAACGAGATGGGCATCCCGAACACCGGCGTGAGGGCGAGGTTGGAGAAGGCCGGCTCGAAGACGGTGACGATCGTCCCGTGCGAGAACATATGGCTGAGGCCACCGATCAACGTCCCGGTGCCCAGGGTGACGACGATCGAGGACACTCCCAGGTACACGGCGAAGAACGCGTTGACCGCTCCGCAGAATGCGGCTGCCGCCAGGCCCACCAGTACGCCGACCCAGATTCTGCCGGTCTGATTCGTGACCACCGGGATCAACGTGGCAGTGATGCCCATGACGAAGGCGATGGAGAGGTCGAACTCTCCGACCGCCAGAGTCACGAGCGCGGCCATGGCCAGGAACACCAGCGTCTGCTGCGACCCGAAGATCGATGTTACGGTGCCCACCGAGCCGAACTTGGTGGGCATCAGCACGAGGTAGATGCCCGCCATCACGAACCAGCCCAGAATCAGGGCGTAACGGCTCAGAAACTCTCCGACCCAGGACGGCGCGGACTGCGCCTTGGTCGCGGGGGACTCGTCACCCGCCTCCGCCCGCACCTGAGCAGCCTCACCTGACTCAGCGGCGATGTCACGGGCACCGTCAAGGCGCTCGGCTTCGAGGCGATCGGTCTTGTGGTTCATGACTCTCCCTTGACTGCTATCGGCGGCCGGTCAGTTGGGTGGAATAGATGGCGTCGAGCACCTCATCGGGCGTGCTGCGGCCGAGCGCGGTCAGACCGCCGTTCCGGTGCACCAGGATTCGGTCGCACACCTCGGCCAGATCGGTGGGTTCGATGCTCACCAGCAGCACCCCGATACCCTCGGACGCAGCGGCCCTGACGGCGCGCAGGATCTCCGCCCGCGCGCCGACATCGACGGCTTGGGTCGGCTCGTGGAGAACGAGGACCTTCGGCCCCACCGACATCCACTTGGCGAACAGCACCTTCTGCTGATTGCCACCACTCAGTTCCTTGACGGTGGTCCGAGCCGACGGCGTCCGGATGCCGAACGAGGTGATGGCCTGGTCGGCCAGCTCGTCCTGCCACTCGCGCGACACCCACCAACGGCGACCGCGGGAGACCAGGTTGGGCAGCGCAAGGTTGTCGCGGATGCTCATCTCAAGAGCCAGACCGTCGCGGTCGCGTCGCTCGGGCACCAGGGCAATCCCGGCCCGCCGGCTTCCGGACACACTCATCCGTGCCGCGTCGAGGACAGAACCGCCGGTGACGACTCGCCCCGCCACGGCCTTGGTGGAGCCGCCCAGTACGTACGGGACATGCTCGAACCCGGAGCCGGGCAGACCCGTCAGGCCGACCACCTCGCCGGCCTCGACAGTGAAGTCGAGATTCGTGATCGATGGGGTCGTGAGGCTTTGGACCTCCAAGGCCACCTTCCCCGACGGTACGTGCGGCTCCCTGGCCTCGGCCTCGGGTACGTGCTGGCCCAGCATCAACCGTGCGATGTCGCGCTCGCTGAGGTCGCGGGTCTCGCGTCCCGCAGCAGCCAGGGACCCGTCCCGGAGCACCGTGACCCGGTCGGAGTGGTCGATGACCTCGTGGAGGTTGTGGCTGATCATCAGTACCGACGTGCCCGAGTCGACCACACGCCTGAGCAACTCGTGGAACTTCCTCAGTTCCTCGCGCGGCAGGGCTCGCGTCGCCTCGTCCAGGATGATCAGCCCAGTGCCAGGTTGCAGGTCCCGCATCGCACGGGCGATCCCCACCTCGGCCCGTCGCGTGGCGCTCAGACGACCGACCGGGGTCCGGACGTCCACGGGGACGTCGAGACGCCCCAGCACCGAGCGCGCCACCGCTTCCTGCTGGCGCCAGTCGATGCGGCGCAGGTACTTCGATCGGGTGAATCGTCCGACGCCGATGTTCTCGGCGACGGTGAGGTGGTCCAGGATCCCGAGATCCTGGTGGACCACGGACACCCCTGCCTGCTGAAGCTCCGCCCACCGGACGGGAACCCGCTGGGGGTTCCCGTCCACGGTGAGCGTCATGCCTGGGTCAGGCTGGTGGTACCCCGTGAGGATCTTGACCAACGTCGACTTGCCGGAACCGTTCTGCCCCACCAGAGCGTGGAGCTCTCCGGGACGGACGTCCAACTCCACGCCCTTGAGGACCTTGGAGTGGCCGAACGTCTTGCAGACGTTGGTCGCCTGCAACCTGGCCTCAGTCATGGTCACCGGGCACCCCAAGCCTCAAGGAACTGCTTCTTGAAGGAATCGTCGCCATACCAGGTCGGCGTGCCGTAGGCGGCGCTGGTGAGTTCCAGGTCCTTGGTGTTCTCCTTGGTGAACACGCGCACCGGGGAGTCGTAGGTTTCGGGCTGCTCACCGTTGAGGAGACGGACGAAGGCGTTCGCGACCTGCCAGGCGTCGTAGGTGACGGCGGAGCCGACGTCGCCGGCCTGCTGGCCGGACTGGACGCGCTTGAGACCATCGAGGTCGCCGAGGGCCGAGACGACCTTGACCTTCTTACCGAAGCCGGCGGCGTTGACGCCGGTCAGGGTCTGGGGCACGTAGCCGTCGACGGGCTGGACGACGACGTTGATGTCCGGGTTGGCGACCAGCGCCGCGGAGACCGCGCTGGGGAGCTTGTCCAGGGTGGCGCTGCCGAACTCGACCTCGGTCAGGGTGCACGACGGGCAACGCTCCTTGAAGCGCTCCGCCGCGGCGTCCAGGTTCGCCACGGTGGTGGCGTTGTCGGTGACCTTCAGCCAGAGGGCGTGGGTGCCCGCCCCCTCCTGGGACACGGCCACGTCGGCGAGGGTGGTGTAGATCTTCTTCAGGCGCGGGGAGGTGTCGAAGAAGGCCATGTTGTCGGCCTTGGCGAAGTCCCCGGGCTTGCCGCCCATCGAGACCAGCAGGGGTACGCCGGTCTTGGCCACGCTGTCGAAGGTGTTGCGCAGCTGCGCGTACTCGATGCTGTAGCTGATGATGCCGTCGACGTCCTGGTCGGCGGCCGCCTTCAGGCACGTCGCCACCTCCGTGGGGTTGAACTTGCCGTCGCAGGTGCGTACCTCGGCGCCCATTTGCTCCAGCGCGTCGGTGACGCCGACGCCGATGGAGCGGATGGCGGGAACCGATTCACCGATCGGCACGAAGTAGAACTTCTTGCCCTTCAGGGAAATGGGGTCGGCGATCTTGGGAACCGTTGGCCACTGGGAGACCGGCTCCGCGGCGGCCTTGATGGCCGCGGCAGCCTCGGCGACACCGGTCTCGGCCTCTTCACGGTCCTCTGCTGAAAGGCTGTCGGGCTCGCCGAGTCCGCAGCTGGTCAGGGCCAGGCTGGCGGCGGCCACAATCGCCACGAAGCCGGCACGCCCTCGGGCAGCACGTCGAATCTGCATCATTGTCGTTCCTCCGGTCTTGCCGTTGATGACGGCAGAATGAACACCCGAATCGTGTGACGACGGTTACTGCACCGGAACCAAAGTGTTCCGCACCGCGGAACGATTCCCAAGAGGCTGTGGATTTCCTCACACCGGAGCCGCTCAGCTGAGGTGATGGCTCGGCGAGTCGCCCACCAGACCCGGACACCGACAGATGCCGGCGGTGGCCAGGAACCGCACCGGGTCCTGACGTCCTCTCCAGGCTCTGCGAGCCTGGAGAGGACGAACGGCTCAATCGCGCGTGATGAAGTCCACCAACAACCGGTTGAACCTGTCCGCGTGCTCCAGCTGGGCCCAGTGCCCGCATTTGTTGAGCAGCACCAGGCGGGCGTCCTGGAGCACCGGCAGCAGGCGGAGCGAGTGCTCGTGGCTGACCACCCGGTCGTCACGGCCGTGGATCAGCAGCGCGGGCGCGGAGATCGCAGTCACGTCCTTGAGCGCAGCCCGCGTCTGCACGGGTCCGCCCGTCGCCAGGCCCTCGACGAAGTTGGCGAGGTGCTTCGGGTGGGCCAGCGCGTTGTCCAGCCGCTCCTGGGCCAGCTGCTCCGCGTCCTCCACTTGGCCGTACGTCATGACGTCGACGAGTCGACGCATGTTCTCGAGGGTTGGCCGGCGGTAGGTCTCGAAGAGCAGCTTGAGGCCCTCCGAGGGCCCGTCGCTGGCTCCGTAGACGGTGGGGAACTCCGTCAGCGCCACCACGCCCATGGTGGCCAGGTGGCTCACGCGCTCCGGATAACGCGCCGCGAACGTCACTGCCGTCGACCCGCCCATGGAGTTGCCCACCAGGGCGGCACGCTCGATCCCCAGCGCGTCGAGCAGCTCCAGCACGGCGTTGGGGTGGTCGTACGTGGCGGGCAGTCCCGGGTCGGAGGCACCCCATCCGGGGGCGTCGAGCGCGATCACGCGGAAGTGCTCGGCCAGCGCCGGGATGTTGGGAGCGAAGTTGCTCCACCCCGTGGCCCCGGGGCCGCTGCCGTGCAGCAGCACCACCGGGTGGCCCTTGCCGGCCTCGTTGTAGTGGAGCCGCCACGAGGGCGTCCGGAGGGTGCGGCTCGTGCTCTGCTCGGTCAGGGTGTCGGTGCTGGTCATGGGCCGTCCTGTCTATTGATGTGGGCCTGAACTGGTCACTCGTACGATCGGCGAGGCCCAGGGGCCGGGGTATGGCTGTCATGGCTGAGCCGCTGGATGGCTTGAAGGACATGGCCACCCCGGGCCCCGCGACGACTCGACCGCCAATGGGGAGAAGCGACTCGATCGCTGCATAGGACAACGTCGGCGAGTTCGTCTGCTGGGTTGCCGCAACGACGAACTCGCGGAAGCGACCGTGCCCGAGATCTGGGCCGGAGTGGACATCGGCAAGACGCACCACCATGCGATGGTGATCAACGGAGACGGCGAACGACTGCTGTCCCGATGCGTAC contains these protein-coding regions:
- a CDS encoding sugar ABC transporter substrate-binding protein, which translates into the protein MAIVAAASLALTSCGLGEPDSLSAEDREEAETGVAEAAAAIKAAAEPVSQWPTVPKIADPISLKGKKFYFVPIGESVPAIRSIGVGVTDALEQMGAEVRTCDGKFNPTEVATCLKAAADQDVDGIISYSIEYAQLRNTFDSVAKTGVPLLVSMGGKPGDFAKADNMAFFDTSPRLKKIYTTLADVAVSQEGAGTHALWLKVTDNATTVANLDAAAERFKERCPSCTLTEVEFGSATLDKLPSAVSAALVANPDINVVVQPVDGYVPQTLTGVNAAGFGKKVKVVSALGDLDGLKRVQSGQQAGDVGSAVTYDAWQVANAFVRLLNGEQPETYDSPVRVFTKENTKDLELTSAAYGTPTWYGDDSFKKQFLEAWGAR
- a CDS encoding alpha/beta fold hydrolase; amino-acid sequence: MTSTDTLTEQSTSRTLRTPSWRLHYNEAGKGHPVVLLHGSGPGATGWSNFAPNIPALAEHFRVIALDAPGWGASDPGLPATYDHPNAVLELLDALGIERAALVGNSMGGSTAVTFAARYPERVSHLATMGVVALTEFPTVYGASDGPSEGLKLLFETYRRPTLENMRRLVDVMTYGQVEDAEQLAQERLDNALAHPKHLANFVEGLATGGPVQTRAALKDVTAISAPALLIHGRDDRVVSHEHSLRLLPVLQDARLVLLNKCGHWAQLEHADRFNRLLVDFITRD
- a CDS encoding sugar ABC transporter ATP-binding protein, with product MTEARLQATNVCKTFGHSKVLKGVELDVRPGELHALVGQNGSGKSTLVKILTGYHQPDPGMTLTVDGNPQRVPVRWAELQQAGVSVVHQDLGILDHLTVAENIGVGRFTRSKYLRRIDWRQQEAVARSVLGRLDVPVDVRTPVGRLSATRRAEVGIARAMRDLQPGTGLIILDEATRALPREELRKFHELLRRVVDSGTSVLMISHNLHEVIDHSDRVTVLRDGSLAAAGRETRDLSERDIARLMLGQHVPEAEAREPHVPSGKVALEVQSLTTPSITNLDFTVEAGEVVGLTGLPGSGFEHVPYVLGGSTKAVAGRVVTGGSVLDAARMSVSGSRRAGIALVPERRDRDGLALEMSIRDNLALPNLVSRGRRWWVSREWQDELADQAITSFGIRTPSARTTVKELSGGNQQKVLFAKWMSVGPKVLVLHEPTQAVDVGARAEILRAVRAAASEGIGVLLVSIEPTDLAEVCDRILVHRNGGLTALGRSTPDEVLDAIYSTQLTGRR
- a CDS encoding ABC transporter permease, whose amino-acid sequence is MNHKTDRLEAERLDGARDIAAESGEAAQVRAEAGDESPATKAQSAPSWVGEFLSRYALILGWFVMAGIYLVLMPTKFGSVGTVTSIFGSQQTLVFLAMAALVTLAVGEFDLSIAFVMGITATLIPVVTNQTGRIWVGVLVGLAAAAFCGAVNAFFAVYLGVSSIVVTLGTGTLIGGLSHMFSHGTIVTVFEPAFSNLALTPVFGMPISFYYGIAFVAFLAYVYAYTPLGRHMLFVGSSKEVARLAGIRVEWIRAGSYVAGGLLAGVAGMLLVATQGGFDPASSMTLLLPALAAVFLGTAVIQPGQFNPVGTLVAIYFLATGIFGLQLLGFSGWIQNVFYGAGLVIAVTLANLARNKARTA